A single Methanospirillum lacunae DNA region contains:
- a CDS encoding DNA topoisomerase I: MHLIIAEKNIVANRIAQILAGKEKISQKKEGGVNLYQFGDTATIGLRGHVVEIDFVEGYTNWRSETHPPRSLIDAGVLKRPTEPAIVKLVQKLSKKADRVTIATDFDTEGELIGKEAFELVRAVNQKVKVDRARFSAITPEEINHAFSNASDIDFDLAAAGEARQIVDLLWGASLTRFISLAARRGGNNILSVGRVQSPTLAMIVDREREIESFIPEPYWELSLDTEKDGETFSARHINGKFTDKEQADTAYAATKKPLKVTDVKEGTRADKAPTPFDTTGFIVAAARLGLSAANAMRIAEDLYMNGYISYPRTDNTIYPPSLNLESILDTLSKTQFKKEVDWVRKNRRKTPTQGKKSSTDHPPIHPAGAATPEQLGENWKVYELVVRRFLATLSPDAEWMTMKINLTASKEGYTSTGSRLKEAGWRTVYTYSDAKDSILPVVKPGEELPIKNVNLEEKQTQPPPRYSQSKLIQVMEELGLGTKSTRHEVIQKLVGRKYIEGNPLRPTLVGRAVTESLEGHASEITSPEMTSTLESAMEDIKVKKQSRDLVVTDSRVMLHKVFDALEPNSELIGREIMDQTDEELTIGPCPICGKDLRIRRKGVSQFIGCTGYPDCTFNISLPSSMWGGAVRTKAVCEIHNLNHISLIAKGSRPWEMGCPLCQLITQQKDIFAMIPSMTEKIREDLLSAKIYSAFELGKMDPEALMKAIGVTKKAAEQLIKETLDVMALLKKRSECKKFMKQFVPPKRGRSHTKVMSSFTASGINSIDDLSKVCVEDLKKAGLTEEEANTLKAEAVLLTSKNQLKEIGVPTTSLRKYQEAGFIGPEDLLGSHPAYISLKSGVSIDTVSKHVALVAQYLNKEQPVKITKKHLEKGREELLSLKGISEPVLEQLYCAGIIDLKSLSTANPDKAAKICGLSKEKIKQFKAAVPV, from the coding sequence ATGCATCTAATCATCGCGGAAAAGAATATTGTTGCGAATCGTATCGCACAGATACTTGCCGGCAAAGAGAAGATATCCCAGAAAAAAGAGGGAGGTGTCAATCTTTACCAGTTTGGAGATACGGCCACAATCGGACTTCGTGGTCATGTGGTGGAGATCGATTTTGTGGAAGGATACACAAACTGGCGATCAGAGACCCATCCTCCCCGTTCTCTCATAGATGCCGGTGTTCTTAAACGACCAACCGAACCAGCGATTGTAAAACTTGTCCAAAAATTATCAAAGAAAGCTGACCGGGTTACGATTGCTACTGATTTTGATACTGAAGGAGAACTTATTGGAAAAGAGGCATTTGAACTCGTCCGTGCGGTCAACCAGAAGGTCAAAGTGGATCGTGCCCGGTTTTCTGCCATCACTCCTGAAGAGATCAATCATGCCTTTTCAAATGCCTCTGATATTGATTTCGATCTGGCAGCAGCAGGAGAGGCCAGGCAGATTGTAGACCTGCTCTGGGGTGCTTCACTAACCCGGTTCATCAGTCTTGCTGCACGACGGGGAGGAAACAATATCCTTTCTGTAGGAAGAGTACAGAGCCCCACTCTCGCCATGATCGTAGATAGGGAACGTGAGATAGAATCTTTTATTCCCGAACCTTACTGGGAACTTTCCCTTGACACAGAAAAGGATGGGGAGACTTTCAGTGCACGCCATATCAACGGAAAGTTCACAGATAAAGAGCAGGCAGATACAGCATATGCTGCGACGAAAAAACCCCTGAAGGTGACCGATGTCAAAGAAGGAACGAGAGCTGACAAAGCACCAACACCATTTGACACCACCGGATTTATCGTCGCAGCCGCACGACTCGGGCTTTCTGCAGCAAATGCAATGCGCATTGCTGAAGACCTTTACATGAATGGATACATCTCGTATCCAAGAACTGATAACACAATATATCCCCCATCTCTGAACCTGGAATCCATTCTTGATACCCTTTCCAAGACTCAATTCAAAAAAGAGGTAGACTGGGTCAGAAAGAACAGACGTAAAACACCTACACAGGGAAAGAAATCTTCTACTGATCATCCTCCTATCCATCCGGCAGGGGCTGCTACACCAGAGCAACTTGGTGAAAACTGGAAGGTGTATGAACTGGTAGTACGCCGGTTCCTTGCAACACTTTCCCCTGATGCAGAATGGATGACGATGAAGATCAACCTCACTGCATCCAAAGAAGGATACACTTCAACAGGAAGCAGGCTCAAGGAAGCCGGTTGGAGAACGGTATACACGTACTCTGATGCCAAGGATTCTATTCTGCCAGTCGTAAAACCCGGAGAGGAACTTCCAATCAAGAATGTAAATCTTGAAGAGAAACAGACTCAGCCTCCACCGCGATACTCCCAAAGCAAACTTATCCAGGTAATGGAAGAACTTGGACTTGGAACAAAGTCCACCAGGCATGAGGTTATCCAGAAACTTGTTGGCAGGAAGTACATCGAAGGAAACCCGCTCAGGCCGACTCTCGTTGGAAGAGCGGTTACTGAGTCACTCGAAGGACACGCTTCTGAGATTACGAGTCCTGAAATGACCAGTACTCTTGAATCCGCGATGGAGGATATCAAGGTTAAGAAGCAGTCACGAGACCTGGTCGTCACTGATTCCAGGGTCATGCTGCATAAGGTCTTTGATGCGCTTGAGCCCAACAGTGAACTTATCGGTAGAGAGATTATGGATCAGACCGATGAGGAACTGACTATTGGTCCATGTCCGATATGCGGGAAAGACCTTCGTATCAGGCGTAAAGGTGTCTCTCAATTTATTGGCTGTACTGGATATCCGGACTGTACTTTCAATATCAGTCTCCCAAGTTCCATGTGGGGAGGTGCCGTCAGAACCAAGGCAGTCTGCGAGATCCATAATCTCAATCACATCAGTCTCATTGCCAAGGGATCGCGTCCCTGGGAGATGGGCTGTCCACTTTGCCAGCTCATCACTCAGCAAAAGGACATCTTTGCAATGATTCCTTCTATGACAGAAAAGATCAGAGAGGATCTTTTGTCAGCAAAAATTTACTCTGCTTTTGAACTTGGAAAAATGGATCCAGAAGCTCTTATGAAAGCAATAGGAGTCACAAAAAAGGCAGCAGAGCAACTTATCAAAGAGACTCTCGATGTGATGGCACTCCTAAAAAAGCGTTCAGAATGCAAAAAATTCATGAAGCAGTTCGTCCCGCCAAAACGGGGACGTAGTCACACCAAGGTGATGTCTTCATTCACAGCTTCCGGAATAAACAGTATTGATGATCTCTCAAAAGTCTGTGTTGAAGATCTCAAGAAAGCAGGGCTGACAGAAGAAGAAGCAAACACACTCAAAGCCGAAGCAGTTCTTCTTACAAGTAAAAACCAACTCAAAGAGATCGGAGTACCAACCACCTCCCTGCGGAAATACCAGGAAGCAGGGTTTATTGGACCTGAGGATCTTTTAGGATCACATCCTGCTTACATCAGCCTGAAATCAGGTGTTTCAATCGATACAGTAAGTAAACACGTTGCACTGGTTGCACAATATCTCAATAAAGAACAACCTGTAAAAATTACAAAGAAACATCTTGAAAAAGGTCGTGAAGAACTTCTCAGTCTAAAGGGTATTAGTGAACCTGTGCTTGAGCAATTATACTGTGCGGGAATCATTGACCTCAAATCACTTAGTACTGCAAATCCTGATAAGGCTGCAAAAATTTGCGGACTTTCAAAAGAGAAGATAAAACAGTTCAAGGCAGCAGTCCCTGTCTGA
- a CDS encoding phosphoglycerol geranylgeranyltransferase, with the protein MYTKWKTWAHVTKLDPDKNLNEDQLAEIATSGTDALMLSGTLNITKENMQELRDQVREYGLPLVVEPAGPEAVIAEGIDLLYIASVMNTNQAQWIVGKHKEWALHNKVQWDRVIQEAYIVLNPNSSVAKVTGSDCSIGAQEVAAYAEVADHFFQFPVVYIEYSGTYGNPEIVKAAAEAIDNAVLYYGGGIDSGEKAAEMAQYADTIVVGNAVYDKGVQTLIETVQAIQ; encoded by the coding sequence ATGTATACAAAATGGAAGACCTGGGCTCATGTTACCAAACTCGATCCAGATAAGAACCTGAACGAGGATCAGCTGGCAGAGATAGCCACAAGTGGCACTGATGCCCTGATGCTCTCAGGAACCCTGAATATTACAAAAGAGAACATGCAGGAGCTTCGGGATCAGGTCAGGGAATATGGGCTTCCCCTGGTAGTTGAACCAGCCGGTCCTGAAGCTGTTATCGCAGAGGGGATTGATCTTCTCTATATTGCCAGCGTGATGAACACCAATCAGGCACAATGGATTGTTGGCAAACACAAAGAATGGGCCCTCCACAATAAAGTCCAATGGGACAGGGTCATTCAGGAAGCATACATTGTTCTCAACCCGAATTCATCTGTCGCGAAAGTAACAGGATCAGACTGTTCAATAGGAGCTCAGGAAGTTGCAGCTTATGCTGAAGTAGCTGACCATTTCTTCCAGTTTCCTGTTGTCTACATCGAATATAGTGGAACGTATGGTAACCCTGAAATTGTGAAAGCTGCAGCAGAAGCAATAGACAATGCTGTTCTCTACTATGGTGGAGGAATCGATTCAGGTGAGAAGGCAGCAGAGATGGCTCAATATGCTGATACTATCGTTGTTGGAAATGCAGTCTATGACAAAGGTGTCCAGACCCTGATAGAGACAGTTCAGGCTATTCAGTAA
- a CDS encoding RNA methyltransferase, producing the protein MPRIRIVLVEPLYEGNVGFSARVMKNFGFTDLVLINPCPLGIDAFARASHAKDVLEQAVVTDLEDIFATSNMIIATTGALSHSACHPIRMPFYSPKELREMISDTEGTISILFGRENWGLNNEEVRRSDIICTIPTSDIYPIVNLSHAVGILCYELANISKGEIALASPEEMTHLYSHIDEYLDLVDHPRFKRESTMTLIRRILGRCNLTWREATTIHGLLRRSEWRFVPKDHDDGCQDSNRKTDSKYDPDDTDSNDPC; encoded by the coding sequence ATGCCACGTATTAGGATTGTTCTGGTAGAACCTCTCTATGAGGGAAATGTCGGTTTTTCAGCACGGGTGATGAAAAACTTTGGATTTACTGATCTTGTTCTCATCAATCCATGTCCTCTTGGCATTGATGCATTTGCACGGGCATCACATGCAAAGGATGTCTTAGAGCAGGCTGTGGTTACAGATCTGGAAGATATTTTTGCTACGAGTAATATGATTATTGCAACTACCGGCGCTCTCTCTCATTCTGCGTGCCATCCTATAAGGATGCCATTTTACTCTCCTAAAGAACTGCGTGAGATGATATCAGATACTGAAGGAACCATATCCATACTCTTTGGAAGAGAAAACTGGGGACTCAACAACGAAGAAGTCAGAAGATCAGATATAATCTGCACTATTCCAACTTCAGATATCTATCCGATTGTCAATCTCTCACATGCGGTTGGAATTCTCTGCTATGAATTAGCGAATATTTCAAAAGGGGAAATCGCCCTTGCATCTCCTGAAGAAATGACACATCTGTATTCACATATCGATGAATATCTTGATCTCGTGGATCACCCACGATTCAAACGCGAATCCACAATGACCCTGATACGCCGGATTCTTGGAAGGTGTAATCTGACGTGGAGAGAAGCTACAACTATCCATGGACTTCTTCGAAGATCAGAATGGAGATTTGTTCCAAAAGATCATGACGATGGATGCCAGGATAGCAATAGAAAGACAGACAGTAAATACGATCCAGACGATACCGATAGTAATGATCCTTGTTGA
- the dcd gene encoding dCTP deaminase has translation MILVDWQIVDRIRRGFITVDPYKPELVQPNSLDIRLGNHFAWYETCDDVIDPFDCDSVTSKTQEMTAESIVLHPGQFILAETMELIELPDNIVASIEGKSSIARLGVELHQTGGWIDAGFRGSITLEMCNVNHRPVRLHAGMSIGQLVFYSTERAECPYNSKHDAKYMNQRQATLSRYYENKQ, from the coding sequence ATGATCCTTGTTGACTGGCAGATCGTTGATCGCATCAGGCGGGGCTTTATCACCGTTGATCCCTACAAACCTGAACTTGTTCAGCCAAATTCTCTGGACATTAGGTTAGGTAACCATTTTGCATGGTATGAAACCTGTGACGATGTTATTGACCCTTTTGACTGTGACTCTGTCACGAGTAAAACACAGGAGATGACAGCAGAGAGCATAGTTCTCCATCCGGGTCAGTTTATTCTTGCGGAGACTATGGAACTTATCGAACTGCCGGATAATATTGTTGCCAGTATTGAAGGAAAGAGTAGTATCGCAAGACTTGGAGTTGAACTTCATCAGACCGGAGGCTGGATTGACGCAGGTTTCAGGGGCAGCATTACTCTGGAGATGTGTAACGTAAATCATCGCCCGGTCAGACTTCATGCAGGAATGTCAATTGGTCAACTTGTGTTTTACAGCACAGAACGGGCTGAATGTCCATATAATTCAAAGCATGATGCAAAATACATGAACCAGCGCCAGGCCACCCTTTCACGATATTACGAAAACAAACAATAG
- a CDS encoding threonine--tRNA ligase produces the protein MRLLLIHSDHIEYEAKKKTKFAEDPCNPSDSFDESLVAFCAVEAPDEDGIEDVVTQAVASIEEMSGQTKCRRVMVYPYAHLSSDLSSPDIAVEALKALETSLAEAGFEVKRAPFGWYKSFTVSCKGHPLSELSRTLTPSEDVVKVEKSPVTHKFFVMTPDGSTHDYQKFVDDSPFGCLIKKETGIPVPAGGEPIHVDLMRTKEFVDYEPVSDVGHLRWMPRGKLVRDLLADYALAMVLEHGASPVETPVMYDLADKAIYEHADKFGERQYRFKSGNRNMMLRFAACFGMFTIMRNMHISPNNLPMKMYELSTYSFRHEQKGEVIGLKRLRAFTMPDMHSLCKDMSDALQCFEEQLAMGWQTGVDFGTQLVAVFRCTEEFYKNNEAWIKKIVAQSKVPVLIETLSDRVHYWIAKIDLAAIDGQQRPIENPTVQIDVESSRRFGIKYHLNDGTEVFPPILHCSPTGSVERVFCAILENTANQKVAHLPTWLSPTQVRVIPVAERHGQAAEKIANTLTAARIRADYDNREESVGKKVREAGMDWVPYVVVIGDSEAESGNLTVTVRMKSEPNKPFKITCTVDELIKTVQDEISGKPYRPLYTQKLLSMQPRYI, from the coding sequence ATGCGCCTTCTTTTGATACATTCAGATCATATTGAATACGAAGCGAAGAAAAAGACAAAATTCGCTGAGGACCCTTGTAATCCATCTGATTCGTTTGATGAATCCCTCGTTGCGTTCTGCGCAGTAGAGGCACCAGACGAGGATGGAATTGAAGATGTTGTAACTCAGGCTGTTGCATCCATTGAAGAGATGTCAGGTCAGACCAAATGCAGGAGAGTAATGGTATACCCATATGCTCATCTGAGCAGCGATCTCTCTTCACCTGACATTGCAGTAGAAGCACTCAAAGCATTAGAGACTTCTCTTGCTGAAGCAGGCTTTGAGGTAAAACGTGCCCCATTCGGCTGGTACAAATCTTTCACTGTTTCATGCAAAGGTCATCCACTTTCAGAGCTTTCACGTACACTCACCCCGTCAGAAGATGTTGTCAAGGTGGAGAAATCTCCGGTCACCCACAAATTCTTTGTGATGACTCCTGACGGTTCCACACATGATTATCAGAAATTTGTTGATGATTCACCATTTGGCTGTTTGATCAAGAAAGAGACTGGCATTCCTGTACCAGCGGGAGGAGAGCCAATTCATGTCGATCTGATGAGAACAAAGGAGTTCGTGGATTATGAACCGGTCTCCGATGTTGGTCACCTCAGATGGATGCCACGTGGGAAACTTGTCCGTGATCTTCTTGCAGACTATGCACTTGCAATGGTTCTTGAACATGGTGCAAGTCCGGTAGAAACGCCTGTGATGTATGACCTTGCTGACAAGGCAATCTATGAACATGCAGACAAGTTTGGAGAGAGGCAATACCGGTTCAAGAGCGGTAACCGCAACATGATGCTCAGGTTTGCAGCATGCTTTGGAATGTTTACCATCATGCGGAACATGCACATCTCACCAAACAATCTTCCAATGAAGATGTATGAGCTCTCCACCTATTCATTCCGACATGAACAGAAGGGAGAGGTCATCGGTCTGAAAAGATTACGTGCTTTTACCATGCCTGATATGCATTCCCTTTGTAAGGACATGTCAGATGCCCTTCAGTGCTTTGAAGAGCAGCTTGCAATGGGATGGCAGACCGGAGTAGACTTTGGTACTCAGCTTGTAGCTGTGTTCAGGTGTACTGAAGAATTCTACAAAAACAATGAAGCATGGATCAAAAAGATTGTTGCCCAGTCAAAGGTCCCGGTTTTGATTGAGACACTCTCAGATCGTGTTCACTACTGGATTGCAAAGATAGATCTTGCTGCAATTGATGGACAGCAGCGACCAATCGAAAACCCGACCGTTCAGATTGATGTGGAAAGTTCACGGAGATTTGGAATCAAGTATCATCTCAATGATGGAACCGAGGTTTTTCCACCGATTCTTCACTGTTCACCTACCGGATCTGTTGAGCGTGTCTTTTGCGCAATTCTTGAAAATACCGCAAACCAGAAAGTTGCCCACCTTCCAACCTGGTTATCTCCAACCCAGGTACGGGTAATTCCGGTTGCAGAACGCCATGGACAGGCTGCTGAAAAAATAGCAAATACACTCACAGCAGCACGGATCAGAGCAGATTACGACAACCGGGAAGAATCAGTCGGGAAGAAAGTCAGAGAAGCAGGAATGGACTGGGTTCCTTACGTAGTAGTTATTGGTGACAGCGAAGCAGAGTCCGGAAACCTTACCGTTACTGTAAGGATGAAGTCTGAACCCAATAAACCGTTCAAGATCACCTGCACAGTTGATGAACTCATAAAGACTGTTCAGGATGAAATTTCCGGAAAACCTTACCGGCCTTTATATACCCAGAAATTACTATCCATGCAACCCCGATACATCTAA
- a CDS encoding DUF373 family protein yields the protein MGSSRTLVLNIDRDDDIGFKASIESPVIGRTACLDAAVKLALADPEDSDVNAIFQTISTYDRLREEGENPEIAVIGGNHFRFIEGDRKIAKLVGEVVASCGADQCILVTDGGEDEYVLPIIQGKIRISSIQRVVVSQMPNLEGTFYILKKLLSDPKISKLVLVLPGLTLLLYAVSYALSKPEVATIIIAAGIGGYLLYKGFSLDDFMRTQVTDMRSTLYRGRFSFVTYIGAMLFAVIGVMEGSSSLAIYWDGSGIFPMVMIFIWSAVLWFTLAAITTSLGTIIDSFMYERESLNRAVIFSFFLSSIGVLVFGGASYILSSLNLRNFPVTPDVGVAYIIQGAIGGLVCALVGIVLQHMVYRWVEDLENEKISSVV from the coding sequence ATGGGATCTTCTCGAACTCTAGTACTCAATATCGATCGTGATGACGATATCGGGTTTAAGGCATCGATAGAGAGCCCGGTGATTGGCAGAACAGCATGTCTTGACGCTGCAGTAAAGCTTGCTCTTGCTGATCCTGAAGACTCTGATGTCAATGCAATTTTCCAGACGATCTCAACGTATGACCGGCTCCGGGAAGAGGGGGAAAACCCGGAGATCGCAGTTATCGGGGGGAATCATTTCAGATTTATTGAAGGAGACCGGAAAATTGCAAAACTTGTTGGTGAGGTTGTCGCTTCCTGCGGGGCTGATCAGTGCATTCTGGTAACTGATGGAGGTGAAGATGAGTATGTTCTTCCAATTATTCAGGGAAAAATCCGAATCTCATCAATTCAAAGGGTAGTTGTCAGCCAGATGCCAAACCTAGAAGGAACCTTTTACATACTCAAGAAACTTCTGAGCGATCCAAAGATCTCAAAACTGGTTCTCGTCCTTCCAGGTCTTACTCTCCTTCTGTATGCTGTATCCTATGCGTTAAGCAAACCGGAAGTGGCTACAATAATAATAGCAGCAGGTATCGGGGGGTATCTTCTGTACAAAGGATTTTCTCTGGACGATTTCATGCGTACCCAGGTTACCGATATGCGTTCGACCCTGTACCGTGGGCGTTTCTCATTTGTTACCTATATCGGAGCCATGCTCTTCGCTGTTATCGGGGTAATGGAAGGTAGTTCATCCCTTGCTATCTATTGGGACGGATCAGGCATCTTTCCAATGGTAATGATCTTTATATGGAGTGCTGTTCTCTGGTTTACCCTAGCAGCAATCACAACATCACTGGGAACTATCATTGATAGTTTCATGTATGAAAGGGAATCTCTTAATCGAGCAGTGATTTTTTCTTTCTTTTTAAGTTCCATCGGTGTGCTTGTATTTGGGGGAGCGAGCTACATTCTCTCCAGCTTGAATCTTAGAAACTTTCCGGTAACTCCTGATGTTGGTGTTGCGTATATCATCCAGGGAGCGATAGGTGGACTCGTCTGTGCATTAGTTGGGATCGTTCTGCAGCATATGGTATACCGCTGGGTAGAGGATCTTGAGAATGAGAAAATAAGTTCGGTAGTTTAA
- a CDS encoding coiled-coil protein → MLNELIDKRKGTIDGSEDHKNKRNEFNAQASQFARERNTLNNQTREFVEEAQKHKELRDQFNKEVQDLKDQRNELNEKANVLFADIDSFKKDHGGIKSRGIKELHKQIEHMEFRQQTEVFTTEKERELIEKIKLLKEQLRDQEAEIEQNKEVKEKITLAKEYRRQASEIHERVTVLAEDAQKHHDLMVECYRKADSSREQADAAHKQFVEAQEAADNEHKLFISCQKELRDYDKVIGGLRKKTKKTKTTKEQKEVRKEAEQVFSLFKAGEKLTTEDLLLLQRSKLV, encoded by the coding sequence ATGTTGAACGAACTGATTGACAAAAGAAAAGGAACCATCGATGGTTCTGAAGATCATAAAAACAAGCGGAACGAGTTTAACGCGCAGGCAAGCCAGTTTGCCAGAGAGCGAAACACTCTGAACAATCAGACCCGCGAGTTTGTTGAAGAAGCGCAGAAGCACAAGGAACTGCGTGATCAGTTTAACAAGGAAGTACAGGATCTTAAGGATCAGCGCAACGAGCTGAATGAGAAGGCAAATGTTCTTTTTGCTGACATAGACTCCTTTAAAAAGGATCACGGTGGTATCAAAAGCCGTGGCATCAAGGAGCTGCACAAGCAGATTGAACATATGGAGTTCAGGCAGCAGACTGAAGTCTTCACGACTGAGAAAGAGCGTGAATTGATCGAAAAGATCAAGCTGTTAAAGGAACAACTCCGTGATCAGGAAGCTGAGATCGAACAGAATAAGGAAGTAAAGGAGAAAATAACTCTTGCAAAGGAGTACCGCCGTCAGGCATCAGAGATTCATGAGAGAGTCACTGTGCTTGCAGAGGATGCTCAGAAGCACCACGACCTGATGGTCGAATGCTACCGCAAGGCTGATTCTTCACGTGAGCAGGCTGATGCAGCACACAAACAGTTTGTTGAGGCCCAGGAAGCAGCTGATAACGAACACAAGCTCTTCATCTCCTGCCAGAAGGAACTGCGTGACTACGATAAGGTAATCGGCGGTCTGCGCAAGAAGACCAAGAAGACCAAGACTACAAAGGAACAGAAGGAAGTCCGCAAGGAAGCAGAACAGGTCTTCTCTTTGTTCAAAGCAGGAGAGAAACTCACAACCGAGGATCTGCTCCTCCTTCAGCGGTCCAAACTGGTCTGA
- the ftsZ gene encoding cell division protein FtsZ, with protein MQSIINAAVINSEREKEMKCSMQNYEDDFDGQPRIVIIGCGGAGNNTINRLHNMGVSGAETIAINTDKQHLDMIQSDKRILIGKSLTKGLGAGGYPDVGRKAAEMARPTLETLLESVDLCFITAGMGGGTGTGSAPVVAQIAKDQGAIVVGMVSYPFDVEKARLIRAEDGLEAMAKSCDSVILLDNNRLKSFVPNLPLAQSFSVMDQLIGETVKGITETITEPSLINIDYADVRAIMSKGGVATMLVGESKQQNKAESVVRECLSNPMLDIDYRGATGALIHITGGSDLTLIESEEIASSLTYELDPHADVIWGARIRNDMEGKVRVLAIMTGVKNGDAIAQPKHPYRVRLEEMDQKIRAPKTPDVGRIKPRMPSAACDLASGPDIFYFK; from the coding sequence ATGCAGAGTATCATTAATGCCGCGGTAATAAATTCCGAACGCGAGAAGGAAATGAAATGTTCCATGCAGAACTATGAAGATGATTTTGACGGGCAGCCAAGAATTGTCATCATAGGTTGTGGAGGTGCAGGGAACAATACGATCAACCGGCTTCATAACATGGGGGTTTCAGGAGCCGAGACTATTGCGATCAATACCGATAAACAGCATCTGGACATGATCCAGTCTGACAAGCGGATTTTGATCGGAAAGAGCCTTACCAAGGGTCTGGGAGCAGGTGGATATCCGGATGTCGGAAGAAAAGCTGCTGAGATGGCACGTCCGACCCTTGAAACTCTCCTCGAGTCTGTTGATCTCTGTTTTATCACCGCTGGTATGGGAGGAGGTACCGGTACCGGATCAGCGCCAGTTGTGGCCCAGATTGCAAAAGATCAGGGTGCAATCGTTGTTGGTATGGTCAGTTACCCATTCGATGTTGAGAAAGCACGTCTGATAAGAGCTGAAGACGGACTTGAAGCCATGGCAAAGTCCTGTGACTCTGTCATTCTGCTTGACAATAACAGGCTCAAGAGTTTTGTTCCAAATCTCCCGCTGGCTCAGTCCTTCTCTGTTATGGATCAGTTGATCGGAGAGACTGTCAAAGGTATCACTGAAACAATCACCGAACCATCCCTGATAAACATAGACTATGCAGATGTCAGGGCAATAATGAGTAAGGGTGGCGTCGCAACAATGCTTGTCGGTGAGTCAAAACAACAGAACAAGGCTGAAAGTGTTGTTCGTGAGTGTCTTTCAAATCCGATGCTCGATATTGATTACCGTGGCGCTACTGGTGCACTTATCCATATCACCGGTGGCAGTGATCTGACATTGATAGAGTCTGAAGAGATTGCATCGTCCCTGACCTATGAACTTGATCCCCATGCGGATGTCATCTGGGGAGCAAGAATCCGCAATGATATGGAAGGTAAGGTTCGCGTGCTTGCTATCATGACCGGTGTTAAGAATGGAGATGCCATCGCACAACCGAAGCACCCATACCGTGTAAGGCTCGAAGAGATGGATCAAAAGATTCGTGCACCCAAAACACCAGACGTTGGCCGGATTAAGCCACGTATGCCATCTGCAGCATGTGATCTTGCAAGCGGTCCCGATATCTTCTACTTTAAATAA
- a CDS encoding ribbon-helix-helix domain-containing protein produces the protein MQRITIRLPEQQISVLEKMVDAGEFPTISEAIRDAVRELIEKRANRILSDSDQLSF, from the coding sequence ATGCAACGTATCACCATCAGACTACCAGAGCAGCAGATCAGCGTGCTTGAGAAGATGGTGGATGCCGGTGAGTTTCCCACCATCTCTGAAGCCATCAGAGATGCCGTTCGAGAGCTCATCGAGAAGCGGGCTAACCGCATTCTCTCAGACAGTGATCAACTGTCATTTTAG